A single genomic interval of Lynx canadensis isolate LIC74 chromosome A2, mLynCan4.pri.v2, whole genome shotgun sequence harbors:
- the MIER2 gene encoding mesoderm induction early response protein 2, which yields MAEASSLERQSPRVASCLTHSLCPGEPSLQTTAVVSMGSADHQFNLVEILSQNYGIRQECDQAAGDPGKPEGELEKDFISQSSDMPLDELLALYGYEASDPISERESEGSDTTANLPDMTLDKEQIAKDLLSGEEEEETQSSADDLTPSVTSHEASDLFPNRSGPCFLADGDKEPGSSTSSDTEEDPLPANKCKKEIMVGPQFQADLSSLHLDRHGEKIYENDDQLLWDPNVLPEREVEEFLYRAVKRRWHEMAGSQLPEGETVKDSEQALYELVKCNFNAEEALRRLRFNVKVIRDGFCAWSEEECRNFEHGFRVHGKNFHLIQANKVRVWPALLPPGLHQLRLGAASGLGAQARRLHPPASLRLTRPRAGPSEPWLTPCRLPLACHTSLDVLLWFLC from the exons gCCTCCTCGCTGGAGAGGCAGAGCCCTCGCGTGGCCTCCTGCCTCACTCACAGCCTGTGCCCCGGGGAGCCCAGCTTGCAGACAACAGCAG TGGTGTCCATGGGCTCTGCAGACCATCAGTTCAACCTTGTTGAGATCCTGTCACAGAACTACGGCATTCGGCAGGAGTGCGACCAGGCTGCAGGAGACCCAGGGAAGCCGGAGGGAGAGTTGGAGAAGGACTTCATCTCCCAG AGCAGCGACATGCCCCTTGATGAACTGCTTGCCCTCTATGGCTATGAAGCGTCAGACCCCATCTCGGAGCGGGAGAGCGAGGGCAGTGACACCACAGCCAATCTCCCTGACATGACCCTGGACAAG GAACAAATAGCGAAGGATTTGCTttcaggggaagaagaggaagagacacagtcCTCGGCTGACGACCTTACCCCGTCCGTGACCTCCCATGAGGCCTCCGATCTGTTTCCTAACCGGAGTGGAC CCTGCTTCCTGGCTGACGGAGACAAAGAGCCTGGCTCCTCCACCTCGTCCGACACAGAGGAGGACCCTCTTCCTGCCAACAAGTGTAAGAAG GAGATCATGGTTGGGCCTCAGTTCCAAGCTGACCTCAGCAGCCTGCACTTGGACCGCCATGGTGAGAAAA TCTATGAGAATGACGACCAGCTGCTCTGGGACCCCAACGTCCTCCCtgagagggaggtggaggagtTCCTGTACCGGGCAGTGAAGCGCAGGTGGCACGAGATGGCTGGGTCTCAGCTCCCGGAGGGAGAAACGGTGAAAGACAGCGAGCAG GCACTTTATGAGCTGGTGAAATGCAATTTCAACGCAGAGGAGGCTCTGCGGAGGCTGCGATTCAACGTGAAGGTGATCCGAG ATGGGTTCTGTGCTTGGAGCGAGGAGGAGTGCAGGAACTTTGAGCATGGCTTCCGAGTGCACGGGAAGAACTTCCACCTGATCCAGGCCAACAAGGTGAGGGTGTGGCCTGCCCTGCTCCCGCCGGGGCTCCACCAGCTACGCCTTGGGGCTGCGAGCGGCTTGGGAGCCCAGGCACGTCGCCTTCACCCCCCAGCGAGCTTGAGACTCACCAGGCCCAGGGCGGGCCCCTCTGAGCCGTGGCTGACGCCCTGTCGCCTGCCTCTGGCTTGCCACACGTCCCTTGATGTCTTGCTCTGGTTCCTCTGCTGA